Proteins encoded in a region of the Prochlorothrix hollandica PCC 9006 = CALU 1027 genome:
- a CDS encoding HAD-IA family hydrolase has product MVQPSDRQPALPQTALPQTALPQPALPQPSPLPPSPRIAAPSGGDRPKVIFLDAVGTLFGVRGSVGQIYQAVAQSFGVDAPSDRLNQAFFQEFRAAPPMAFPHSDPATIPHQEYQWWEAIARNTFQQAGVLEQFADFPQFFQALYQHFATAQPWLIYPDVLPALKGWRSQGIELGIISNFDSRLYAVLNALNLSSFFSSVTISTEVGTAKPNPHLFQASLQKHQIAPHQAWHIGDSHREDYQGAKAVGLRAIWIRRAVG; this is encoded by the coding sequence ATGGTTCAACCCTCCGATCGTCAGCCTGCTCTACCTCAGACCGCTCTACCTCAGACCGCCCTACCTCAGCCTGCCCTACCTCAGCCCTCGCCCCTGCCCCCCTCCCCTAGGATTGCTGCCCCATCCGGGGGCGATCGCCCCAAGGTCATCTTCCTGGATGCCGTGGGTACCCTGTTTGGGGTACGGGGCAGCGTGGGGCAGATCTACCAAGCCGTTGCCCAGTCCTTTGGGGTCGATGCCCCCTCCGATCGCCTCAACCAAGCCTTTTTCCAGGAATTCCGCGCCGCCCCCCCCATGGCCTTCCCCCACAGCGACCCCGCCACCATTCCCCACCAGGAATATCAATGGTGGGAAGCGATCGCCCGCAACACCTTCCAGCAGGCGGGGGTTTTGGAGCAATTTGCCGATTTTCCCCAATTTTTCCAAGCCCTCTACCAGCATTTTGCCACGGCCCAGCCCTGGTTGATTTACCCCGATGTGCTCCCGGCCCTCAAGGGTTGGCGCAGTCAGGGCATTGAACTGGGCATTATTTCCAACTTTGACTCCCGCCTCTATGCCGTGTTGAACGCCCTGAACCTCAGCAGCTTTTTCTCCTCCGTCACCATCTCCACCGAAGTGGGCACCGCCAAACCCAACCCCCACCTGTTCCAGGCCAGTTTGCAGAAACACCAGATCGCCCCCCACCAGGCATGGCACATCGGCGACAGCCACCGGGAAGATTACCAAGGAGCCAAGGCGGTGGGTCTGCGGGCCATTTGGATCCGGCGGGCCGTGGGCTAA
- a CDS encoding glycosyltransferase family protein, producing MEPTDILILSNGPGEVATWVRPVVQELRRRWGDDRRQLRLSLVLSPCSNASGQEVAMAQGYGELDRIQGSDRFYPFLLWGKTAENWGWRSRGVVLFLGGDQFFPVVIGRRLGYKTVIYGEHMANWTRWVDRFGVMTPQLLTQAPPRQRHKYRVVGDLMAEVTRAALDPVPNPVSQPQIALLPGSKPFKLRLGLPLVLAIAQCLQQTHPSVRYVIPVAPTLTVTDLARYAQPDQNPLVEQLPGQSATLHQPPDRPPYLQTPGGTIVELDTQFPAYDRLRQCALSVTTLGANTAELGALAVPMVVLIPTNHLEIMTAWDGVPGLLANAPGIGTWFARTFNRWMQSRLGLMAWPNIWAGEMIVPELLGILRAETVAQTLGEYLDHPERLQAMADRLRQVRGEPGAAQKLVDLVAAVLGEPSHNAAP from the coding sequence ATGGAACCGACCGACATTTTGATTCTGTCCAATGGTCCCGGTGAGGTGGCCACCTGGGTTCGCCCCGTCGTCCAGGAATTGCGCCGCCGCTGGGGGGACGATCGCCGCCAATTGCGCCTCTCCCTGGTGCTGTCCCCCTGTAGCAATGCCTCAGGGCAGGAGGTGGCCATGGCCCAGGGCTATGGGGAACTGGATCGCATTCAGGGGTCCGATCGTTTTTACCCCTTTTTGCTCTGGGGCAAAACCGCCGAAAACTGGGGGTGGCGATCGCGGGGGGTGGTGTTGTTCCTGGGGGGAGATCAGTTTTTTCCGGTGGTGATTGGCCGTCGTTTGGGCTACAAAACGGTGATCTATGGGGAGCACATGGCCAATTGGACCCGCTGGGTCGATCGCTTCGGGGTCATGACTCCCCAACTCCTCACCCAAGCTCCCCCCCGCCAGCGCCACAAATACAGGGTCGTGGGGGATCTGATGGCGGAGGTGACCAGGGCTGCCCTGGATCCCGTCCCGAACCCCGTAAGCCAGCCCCAAATTGCCCTGCTCCCCGGTTCCAAACCCTTCAAGCTGCGTCTAGGGTTGCCCCTGGTGTTAGCCATTGCCCAGTGCTTGCAGCAAACCCATCCCTCGGTGCGCTACGTGATCCCCGTCGCCCCGACCCTGACGGTGACCGATCTGGCCCGCTATGCCCAGCCTGACCAGAACCCCCTGGTGGAGCAGCTACCGGGACAGTCCGCCACCCTCCATCAGCCCCCCGATCGCCCCCCCTATTTGCAAACCCCTGGGGGCACGATCGTCGAGTTAGATACCCAATTCCCCGCCTACGATCGCCTGCGCCAGTGCGCCCTTTCTGTGACCACCCTGGGAGCCAATACCGCCGAGTTAGGAGCGTTGGCGGTGCCCATGGTGGTGCTGATCCCCACCAATCATCTGGAGATCATGACCGCTTGGGACGGGGTGCCGGGGCTTCTGGCCAATGCACCGGGCATCGGCACCTGGTTTGCGCGGACTTTTAACCGCTGGATGCAGTCCCGCCTCGGACTGATGGCGTGGCCCAATATTTGGGCGGGGGAAATGATTGTGCCGGAATTGCTGGGGATCTTGCGGGCGGAAACGGTGGCCCAGACCCTTGGGGAATACTTAGATCACCCAGAACGGCTCCAGGCCATGGCCGATCGCCTGCGCCAGGTGCGAGGGGAACCGGGAGCGGCCCAAAAGCTGGTGGATTTGGTGGCGGCGGTGTTGGGGGAACCCAGTCACAACGCTGCCCCGTAA
- the psaD gene encoding photosystem I reaction center subunit II PsaD: MAETLTGKTPAFGGSTGGLLKKADLEEKYAITWTSSTEQVFEMPTGGAATMNAGENLLYLARKEQCLALGRQLRTKFKPKMADYKIYRVFPTGDVEYLHPKDGVFPEKVNEGRSAVNSVAHSIGHNVEPAAVKFTGKETFDA, translated from the coding sequence ATGGCAGAAACATTGACTGGTAAGACTCCCGCATTTGGCGGTAGCACCGGCGGCCTACTCAAAAAAGCCGACCTGGAAGAAAAGTACGCCATTACCTGGACCAGTTCCACCGAACAGGTTTTTGAAATGCCCACCGGCGGCGCTGCCACCATGAATGCTGGGGAGAATCTTCTATATCTCGCCCGCAAAGAGCAGTGCTTAGCCCTAGGTCGCCAACTGCGCACCAAATTTAAGCCCAAAATGGCTGACTACAAGATCTACCGCGTTTTCCCCACGGGTGACGTGGAATATCTACATCCCAAGGATGGAGTCTTCCCTGAGAAGGTGAACGAAGGCCGCAGCGCCGTTAACAGTGTTGCCCACAGCATTGGTCATAACGTCGAGCCTGCCGCCGTCAAGTTCACTGGCAAAGAGACCTTTGATGCCTAA
- the ftsH gene encoding ATP-dependent zinc metalloprotease FtsH, translating to MAVGTVLGQGLVFSPLVLGQQQRSPELLSYGQLLKDMEAGKVLRIEYDPMQEVARVTYKEDGNASDTTDSPSTDSPPTDTPNPTASPAAVNLANIKTVVLFADNPELVTLARDNGVDFAVSPTPDSDVVLSLLANLLVVGVILSLVLVLLKRSGGAANQAMNFGKSRARFQMEAKTGVVFDDVAGIEEAKEELQEVVTFLKQPEQFIRLGAKIPKGVLLVGPPGTGKTLLAKAIAGEAEVPFFSMSGSEFVEMFVGVGASRVRDLFRKAKENSPCIIFIDEIDAVGRQRGAGIGGGNDEREQTLNQLLTEMDGFEDNSGVIVIAATNRPDVLDSALLRPGRFDRQVTVDLPTFQGRLGILEVHARDKMLDSSVSLDSVARRTPGFSGADLANLLNEAAILTARRRKEHITLAEISDAIDRITIGSSLTPLLDGKKKRLIAYHEVGHALIMTVLEHADLLDKVTIIPRSGGIGGFAKPVPNEEVIDSGLYSRAWLRDRMVMLMGGRAAEEVIFGRDEVTPGAMGDIRQLTNLAREMVTRYGMSDLGPLALNDNEPDSPMGRTWMSPRPDYSESMAVNIDHQIRALAQQCLNEARRIVGENRGLMDRLVEVLLDQEELDGEEFRRIVANYTAVPDKKGTPNALLPAWITESPSSPL from the coding sequence ATGGCCGTGGGCACGGTGCTGGGCCAGGGTCTCGTCTTCAGCCCCCTGGTGCTGGGGCAACAACAGCGATCCCCCGAACTGCTGTCCTATGGGCAACTGCTCAAAGACATGGAAGCGGGCAAGGTGCTGCGCATTGAATATGACCCCATGCAGGAGGTGGCGCGGGTCACCTATAAGGAGGATGGGAACGCAAGCGATACAACGGACTCCCCCTCCACGGACTCCCCCCCCACGGACACGCCTAACCCCACGGCTTCCCCTGCCGCCGTGAATCTGGCTAACATCAAAACCGTGGTTCTTTTTGCGGACAACCCCGAACTGGTGACCCTGGCCCGGGACAATGGGGTGGACTTTGCCGTTAGCCCCACCCCCGACAGTGATGTGGTGCTGAGTCTATTGGCCAACTTGCTGGTAGTGGGAGTGATCCTGAGCCTGGTCTTGGTTCTGCTGAAGCGCTCCGGCGGCGCAGCCAACCAGGCCATGAACTTTGGCAAATCCCGCGCCCGGTTCCAGATGGAGGCCAAAACCGGCGTTGTCTTTGATGATGTGGCGGGCATTGAGGAAGCCAAGGAAGAACTGCAAGAGGTGGTCACCTTCCTCAAACAGCCGGAGCAATTCATTCGCCTGGGGGCCAAGATTCCCAAGGGCGTGCTGTTGGTGGGACCGCCGGGAACGGGCAAAACCCTGTTGGCCAAAGCCATCGCCGGGGAAGCTGAAGTGCCCTTTTTCAGTATGTCTGGATCGGAATTTGTGGAAATGTTTGTGGGGGTGGGGGCTTCCCGGGTGCGGGATTTGTTCCGCAAGGCCAAGGAAAACAGCCCCTGCATTATCTTTATTGATGAAATTGATGCTGTGGGCCGCCAGCGGGGGGCAGGCATTGGCGGGGGCAACGATGAGCGGGAGCAGACCCTCAACCAGTTGCTGACGGAAATGGATGGCTTTGAGGACAACAGCGGGGTGATTGTGATTGCCGCGACGAACCGCCCCGATGTCCTGGATTCGGCCCTGTTGCGTCCGGGGCGCTTCGATCGCCAAGTCACCGTTGATCTGCCCACGTTCCAGGGTCGCTTGGGCATTTTGGAAGTCCATGCCCGGGACAAAATGCTGGACAGCAGCGTTAGTCTCGACAGTGTGGCGCGGCGGACTCCGGGGTTCTCTGGGGCCGATTTGGCTAACCTGCTCAATGAAGCGGCCATTCTGACGGCCCGCCGCCGCAAGGAACATATCACCCTGGCTGAAATTAGCGATGCCATCGATCGCATCACCATCGGCAGCAGCCTCACCCCCCTGCTGGATGGCAAGAAAAAGCGGTTGATTGCCTACCATGAGGTGGGCCATGCCTTGATCATGACGGTGCTGGAACATGCGGATCTGTTGGACAAGGTGACCATTATTCCGCGATCGGGGGGCATTGGCGGCTTTGCTAAACCGGTGCCCAACGAAGAGGTGATCGATAGTGGTCTCTATAGTCGGGCTTGGCTGCGCGATCGCATGGTGATGTTGATGGGGGGTCGGGCAGCGGAGGAGGTGATCTTTGGCCGGGATGAAGTGACCCCAGGGGCCATGGGGGATATTCGCCAACTGACCAACCTGGCGCGGGAAATGGTGACCCGCTATGGCATGAGCGATCTGGGTCCCCTGGCCCTCAATGACAATGAGCCGGACAGCCCCATGGGGCGCACCTGGATGAGTCCCCGCCCCGACTATTCGGAGTCGATGGCGGTCAATATCGACCACCAAATCCGCGCCCTAGCCCAGCAGTGCCTCAATGAAGCCCGCCGCATCGTGGGGGAAAACCGGGGCTTGATGGATCGCCTGGTGGAGGTGTTGCTGGATCAAGAGGAGCTAGACGGGGAGGAGTTTCGCCGCATTGTGGCTAACTATACGGCTGTGCCGGACAAGAAAGGCACCCCCAACGCCCTGTTACCGGCCTGGATCACCGAATCCCCATCCAGTCCCCTATAA
- the trpE gene encoding anthranilate synthase component I — protein MIAPDFETFAALAQQGNFVPVYQEWIADLDTPVSAWYRVCAGQPYSFLLESVEGGEQVGRYSLLGCNPLWVLETRGDRTTQTFRDGSQDHFQGDPFATLAQCLKPYRPVHLPQLPPGIGGLFGFWGYELIQWIEDRVPVYAPTAADLPDGCWMQVDSLLIFDQVQRKIWAIAYADLQTQPDLALAYGDACQRVEQLVHKLQQPLPQDTTLLAWTPAASGIPGADRPLTYHSNTSQEQFCANVDRAKDHIRAGDIFQVVISQRLTTPYQGNPFALYRSLRLVNPSPYMAYFQFGDWQLIGSSPEVMVKAERDPQNPGPLLATVRPIAGTRKRGATIAEDLALEQDLLADPKELAEHVMLVDLGRNDLGRVCRNGTVRVDELMGVERYSHVMHIVSNVVGELAPEKTAWDLLKACFPAGTVSGAPKIRAMEIIHALEPCRRGVYSGVYGYYDFEGQLNTAIAIRTMVVRPDGSGAHEVTVQAGAGLVADSDPQAEYEETLNKARGLLEAIRCLQQSETDNG, from the coding sequence ATGATTGCCCCCGATTTTGAGACCTTTGCCGCCCTTGCCCAACAAGGCAACTTTGTGCCGGTGTACCAAGAATGGATCGCAGACCTGGATACCCCCGTTTCGGCCTGGTATCGGGTCTGCGCAGGGCAACCCTACAGCTTTTTGTTGGAGTCTGTGGAAGGGGGAGAACAGGTGGGGCGCTATAGCCTGCTGGGGTGCAATCCCCTGTGGGTCTTGGAAACCCGGGGCGATCGCACCACCCAAACCTTTCGGGATGGCTCCCAAGACCACTTTCAGGGGGATCCCTTCGCCACCCTGGCCCAGTGTTTGAAACCCTACCGACCGGTGCATTTGCCCCAACTGCCCCCCGGCATTGGCGGTTTGTTTGGGTTTTGGGGCTATGAGCTAATCCAGTGGATTGAAGACCGGGTGCCGGTGTATGCCCCCACGGCGGCGGATTTGCCCGATGGCTGCTGGATGCAGGTGGATAGTCTGCTGATTTTTGATCAGGTGCAGCGCAAGATTTGGGCGATCGCCTATGCGGACCTGCAAACCCAGCCGGACTTGGCCCTGGCCTATGGGGATGCCTGCCAGCGGGTGGAGCAGTTGGTGCATAAGTTGCAACAGCCCCTACCCCAAGACACCACCTTGCTGGCCTGGACTCCGGCAGCCTCCGGGATCCCAGGGGCCGATCGCCCCCTCACTTACCACAGCAATACGTCCCAGGAGCAGTTTTGCGCCAATGTCGATCGGGCCAAGGACCATATTCGGGCCGGGGATATCTTTCAGGTGGTCATCTCCCAGCGCCTGACCACTCCCTACCAGGGCAACCCCTTCGCCCTCTACCGATCGTTGCGCCTGGTGAACCCTTCCCCCTACATGGCCTATTTCCAGTTTGGGGACTGGCAACTGATTGGCTCCAGCCCGGAGGTGATGGTCAAGGCGGAGCGGGATCCCCAGAATCCCGGACCCCTGTTGGCCACGGTGCGCCCCATTGCAGGGACCCGGAAACGGGGTGCCACGATCGCCGAAGACCTAGCCCTGGAGCAAGATTTGTTGGCGGATCCCAAGGAACTGGCGGAACATGTGATGCTGGTGGATCTGGGCCGCAATGATCTGGGGCGGGTCTGTCGCAATGGGACGGTGCGGGTGGATGAGCTGATGGGGGTGGAGCGCTATTCCCATGTGATGCACATTGTCAGCAATGTGGTGGGGGAGTTGGCTCCAGAGAAAACCGCCTGGGATTTGCTGAAAGCCTGTTTCCCGGCGGGGACGGTGAGCGGTGCCCCCAAGATCCGCGCCATGGAAATTATCCACGCCCTGGAACCCTGCCGCCGGGGGGTCTATTCGGGGGTCTATGGCTATTACGATTTTGAGGGTCAGTTGAATACGGCGATCGCCATTCGGACGATGGTGGTGCGTCCCGACGGATCCGGTGCCCATGAGGTGACGGTGCAGGCGGGGGCGGGGCTGGTGGCGGATTCGGATCCCCAGGCGGAGTATGAGGAAACCCTCAATAAGGCGCGGGGTCTGTTAGAAGCGATCCGCTGTTTGCAACAGTCCGAAACCGACAACGGTTAG
- a CDS encoding TIGR04376 family protein — protein sequence MSLFDDFSNFLESRLDEFLRNNPHLELQALEEQLREQEADAQQLVRDFKAKEKRVQNQVLHTAQDVKLWHQRIQKAQAAGRSDLVSAAQEREAALLRQGNQLWGQMKGLKERLDRTEELCRQIQIRRQEVAQRVAELRKTQAAAAASMAQTPASPWSDSTWSSSTTNTGRSSSPPPSGSPDPLEAQFQRWETDTELEEMKQQIGRS from the coding sequence ATGAGCCTGTTTGACGATTTCAGTAATTTTTTAGAGTCCCGCTTAGATGAATTCCTGCGCAACAATCCCCACCTGGAACTGCAAGCCCTGGAGGAACAACTGCGGGAACAGGAAGCCGATGCCCAACAGTTAGTGCGGGACTTTAAGGCCAAGGAAAAGCGGGTCCAAAACCAAGTGTTGCACACAGCCCAGGACGTGAAACTGTGGCACCAGCGCATCCAGAAGGCCCAAGCCGCAGGACGATCGGACTTAGTCAGCGCCGCCCAGGAACGGGAAGCCGCTCTGTTGCGCCAGGGTAACCAGCTTTGGGGGCAGATGAAGGGCTTAAAGGAGCGCCTCGATCGCACCGAAGAGCTGTGTCGCCAAATCCAAATCCGGCGGCAGGAGGTGGCCCAGCGGGTCGCAGAACTGCGCAAAACCCAAGCCGCCGCCGCTGCCTCCATGGCCCAAACTCCCGCTTCGCCTTGGTCTGACAGCACTTGGTCTAGCAGCACCACCAACACGGGGCGCAGCAGCAGCCCACCCCCCAGCGGCAGTCCCGACCCCCTAGAAGCACAGTTCCAGCGCTGGGAAACCGACACGGAATTGGAGGAAATGAAACAACAGATCGGGCGATCGTAA